A part of Defluviitalea raffinosedens genomic DNA contains:
- the hemA gene encoding glutamyl-tRNA reductase encodes MAGVDYRSASLELREKVGFNKNQIRDILAKINKEACVSGVVLISTCNRTEAYISLSHCEEADPVEIFCNAANLDDDMKKCFYVKKGEDLAVYLFELACGIHSMIFGEDQILTQVKEAMLIAIDEGASDAALNTLFRCAITCAKKVKTQLVLNAVSPSVAGQSVQLVSEYIEKKAGCKALVIGNGVVGRKVCEELIAKGCEVHITTRTHNNKSIIVPTGCKVIPYHDRESLIPYVDILISATSSPHQTVTIDMIDRCANKPKYIIDLAVPRDIDPEVGKINGILYYNIDSLGETARKDNSKEISAMKSLIAEHIENFNKWYAQRKRLMAVK; translated from the coding sequence ATGGCTGGAGTTGATTATCGCAGCGCAAGCCTGGAATTAAGAGAAAAGGTTGGGTTCAACAAAAATCAAATAAGAGATATTCTAGCCAAAATAAATAAGGAGGCTTGTGTTTCCGGAGTGGTTTTGATTTCAACCTGCAACCGCACAGAGGCGTACATTTCATTAAGCCATTGCGAAGAAGCGGATCCGGTTGAAATATTCTGCAATGCTGCCAATCTTGATGATGATATGAAGAAGTGTTTTTATGTTAAAAAGGGTGAAGATTTGGCGGTTTATCTTTTTGAGCTTGCCTGTGGAATTCACTCAATGATATTTGGAGAAGACCAGATATTGACGCAGGTTAAAGAAGCAATGCTGATTGCTATTGATGAGGGAGCAAGCGATGCGGCATTGAACACACTTTTCAGGTGCGCCATAACCTGTGCCAAAAAGGTAAAGACTCAGCTGGTGCTCAATGCCGTTTCGCCTTCGGTAGCCGGGCAGTCGGTACAACTGGTAAGTGAATATATTGAAAAAAAAGCAGGTTGCAAAGCGTTGGTTATCGGTAACGGAGTAGTTGGAAGAAAAGTTTGTGAGGAACTGATTGCAAAGGGATGTGAGGTCCACATAACTACCAGAACCCACAACAACAAAAGCATAATTGTTCCTACAGGCTGTAAAGTTATTCCGTATCACGACAGGGAGTCATTGATACCATATGTGGATATTTTAATAAGCGCAACATCAAGTCCCCATCAGACTGTTACTATCGATATGATTGACAGATGTGCAAATAAGCCCAAATACATTATTGATCTTGCAGTACCCAGGGACATAGACCCTGAGGTCGGGAAGATAAACGGTATACTGTACTACAATATTGACAGCCTTGGGGAAACCGCACGGAAGGACAATTCTAAGGAAATATCAGCCATGAAGAGTTTGATAGCAGAGCATATTGAGAATTTTAACAAATGGTATGCCCAAAGAAAAC
- a CDS encoding cobalt-precorrin 5A hydrolase, with protein MISFTQKSSLLCKRLVDYLKEEGHSIVAYSKYGGGELLQMEDNLSALTGKAFEDSNSIIFIGAAGIAVRAIAPFLKNKASDPAVIVINETGEYVIPILSGHLGGANSLAHKLASFLGGRAIITTATDINGVFSVDVWTKENGLHILNIENIKHISAALLNGQKIGFRCDFPVEGELPEFFTKDTTDYGIYIYDHKKQNADKQPFKNTLFLCPKLFAVGVGCRKGIPEEILEEVFLETLAAENIPKNLVYCVATIDIKKEEEAIIRLCDKFRYCLKLYTNKELMEAKGSFSSSGFVRAVTGVDNVCERAAILASNHGKLIMGKRARDGVTVAIAERAWRCSF; from the coding sequence TTGATTTCCTTTACCCAAAAGAGCTCACTCTTATGTAAGCGCCTGGTTGATTATCTTAAAGAAGAGGGACATTCTATCGTTGCATATTCAAAGTATGGAGGCGGCGAGCTGCTTCAGATGGAAGACAATCTTAGCGCACTTACAGGAAAAGCCTTTGAGGACAGCAATTCAATAATATTTATTGGAGCTGCCGGTATAGCCGTAAGAGCAATTGCGCCATTCCTTAAAAATAAGGCATCCGACCCGGCGGTCATTGTGATAAATGAAACAGGAGAATATGTGATTCCCATATTGTCAGGGCATTTGGGCGGTGCAAACAGCCTGGCCCATAAATTGGCGTCTTTTTTGGGAGGAAGGGCAATTATTACTACTGCTACAGATATTAACGGCGTTTTTTCGGTTGATGTGTGGACAAAGGAAAACGGTCTTCATATTTTGAACATAGAAAACATAAAGCATATTTCTGCCGCATTGCTGAATGGTCAAAAAATTGGTTTTCGCTGTGATTTTCCGGTGGAAGGTGAATTACCGGAATTCTTTACAAAGGATACAACTGATTACGGAATATATATATATGATCACAAAAAGCAAAATGCGGACAAGCAGCCTTTTAAAAATACATTATTTTTGTGCCCTAAGCTATTTGCTGTGGGAGTGGGATGCCGGAAAGGAATTCCGGAAGAGATATTGGAAGAAGTATTTCTTGAAACACTGGCGGCAGAGAACATACCAAAGAATCTTGTTTACTGTGTTGCAACCATTGATATAAAAAAAGAAGAAGAGGCAATTATACGGCTTTGTGACAAATTCAGATACTGTCTTAAGCTTTATACCAATAAAGAGCTTATGGAGGCTAAAGGGAGCTTTTCATCATCGGGGTTTGTAAGGGCTGTTACAGGTGTGGATAATGTCTGTGAAAGAGCGGCCATACTGGCCAGCAATCATGGGAAATTGATAATGGGAAAAAGAGCTAGAGATGGAGTCACTGTTGCTATCGCAGAAAGGGCATGGAGGTGTAGCTTTTGA